In Rutidosis leptorrhynchoides isolate AG116_Rl617_1_P2 chromosome 2, CSIRO_AGI_Rlap_v1, whole genome shotgun sequence, one genomic interval encodes:
- the LOC139887738 gene encoding pentatricopeptide repeat-containing protein At4g20770, producing METKTTTQLANLLQLCIDNKSHIHGKLMHAYIFRTGLFTDTFLSNRLIELYHKCGRLTTAHHLFDKMPNKNLFSWNAMLSAHCKAGDIDQAHKLFDKMPERNNVSWNTLISALVRGGLEWKALSLYNEMNRAGFLPTNFTLASVFSACGAVTDLKFGRVCHGFTTKIGLDKNVYVGNALLSMYAKCGDVANAVKAFENLPEVNEVSFTAMMGALGDTDNVEQVFQMFSSMRRIGINIDAISLSSIIGVCTKSGIDGSRFKVNGQQLHGLTIRLGLEKDLHLSNSLLDMYAKDADMYSAEMIFNNMPETSVVSWNVMIGGYGQTYQTKKAIDCMKKMQTFGFEPDEVTYINMLTLCLKSGDIETAHEIFDKMENPNLSSWNALLSGYAQIGKDKEAVRVFRKMQFCNVKGDRTTFAVIFSSCAVMGLLKGGKQVHAASVKNFFVDDVYVASGLIGMYSKCNKIDSATRVFDKVKEQDDIVCWNSMISGLSLNDLDNEAFMLFKKTLSNNMRPTQFTYATVLSSCAKLSSVSQGMQVHAHALKDDVINDVIVGSALIDMYSKCGVVDEARLFFDTMSVKNTITWNEMIHGYAQNGRGEEGVKLYEKMIKLSGEKPDVITFIAVLTACSHSGLIDYGIMILKSMLQEHGVDPVSDHYTCVIDSLGRAGRFNEIEVILDKMVNVDDPILWEVVLSSCKVHLNVGLAKRAADELFRLNPYNSAPYVLLANMYTSLGRWDDVRDIRELMIKAQAVKSPGYSWLEHNDGIQEFNVDETSCLSG from the coding sequence ATGGAAACTAAAACCACAACACAATTAGCAAATCTCCTGCAACTTTGCATCGACAATAAATCCCATATACATGGCAAACTCATGCATGCTTATATCTTCCGTACCGGTCTCTTTACCGACACATTTTTATCAAACCGCTTGATCGAACTATACCATAAATGTGGCCGTTTAACAACCGCACACCACCTGTTCGATAAAATGCCAAACAAAAATCTCTTTTCATGGAACGCAATGTTAAGTGCTCATTGCAAGGCCGGTGATATAGACCAAGCACATAAACTGTTTGATAAAATGCCTGAGAGAAACAACGTATCATGGAACACTTTGATCAGCGCGTTAGTTCGTGGCGGGTTGGAGTGGAAAGCGTTGAGTTTGTATAACGAGATGAACCGAGCGGGTTTCTTGCCTACGAATTTTACGCTAGCGAGTGTTTTTAGTGCGTGTGGGGCGGTGACGGATTTGAAATTCGGGCGTGTGTGTCATGGGTTTACGACTAAGATTGGGCTTGATAAGAACGTTTATGTTGGTAACGCTTTGTTAAGTATGTATGCAAAGTGTGGGGATGTTGCGAATGCGGTAAAGGCTTTTGAGAATTTGCCTGAGGTTAACGAGGTTTCGTTTACAGCGATGATGGGGGCGTTAGGTGATACTGATAATGTAGAACAGGTTTTTCAAATGTTTTCATCAATGCGTAGAATTGGTATCAATATTGATGCTATATCGTTGTCTAGTATCATTGGTGTGTGTACTAAAAGTGGGATTGATGGGTCGAGGTTTAAAGTGAACGGTCAACAACTTCATGGCCTCACAATTAGACTTGGGCTCGAAAAAGATTTACACTTGAGTAATTCGTTGTTAGATATGTATGCTAAAGATGCAGATATGTACAGTGCTGAAATGATATTCAATAATATGCCAGAAACTAGTGTTGTTTCATGGAATGTGATGATTGGTGGTTATGGTCAGACATACCAAACGAAAAAGGCGATAGATTGTATGAAAAAGATGCAAACTTTTGGTTTTGAGCCAGATGAAGTGACGTACATTAATATGCTGACCTTGTGTCTTAAATCGGGAGATATCGAAACCGCACACGagatttttgataaaatggaaaaccCTAATTTAAGTTCTTGGAATGCTTTGCTTTCTGGTTATGCCCAAATTGGGAAAGATAAGGAGGCTGTTAGGGTTTTTAGAAAGATGCAATTTTGTAATGTTAAGGGTGATCGAACGACTTTTGCTGTTATTTTTAGTTCATGCGCGGTTATGGGGCTTTTAAAGGGCGGGAAACAAGTTCATGCAGCCTCGGTGAAGAACTTTTTCGTTGATGATGTTTATGTTGCTAGTGGACTTATCGGGATGTATTCCAAATGCAATAAGATAGATTCGGCTACACGTGTATTTGATAAAGTAAAAGAACAAGATGATATAGTTtgttggaattcgatgatatcaggATTATCACTCAATGATCTTGATAACGAAGCGTTTAtgttattcaagaaaacgttgagtAACAATATGCGTCCTACCCAATTCACCTATGCTACTGTATTAAGCTCTTGTGCGAAATTATCATCTGTATCGCAAGGTATGCAAGTACATGCACATGCTTTAAAAGATGATGTCATAAATGATGTCATTGTTGGTAGTGCTTTAATCGATATGTATTCTAAATGTGGTGTAGTAGATGAAGCAAGATTGTTTTTTGACACAATGTCTGTTAAAAACACAATTACGTGGAACGAAATGATTCATGGGTACGCACAAAACGGACGTGGTGAAGAAGGCGTTAAACTTTATGAAAAAATGATTAAACTTTCGGGTGAAAAACCAGATGTTATAACGTTCATTGCTGTTTTAACTGCGTGTAGTCATTCGGGGTTGATTGATTATGGGATTATGATTCTTAAGTCAATGTTACAAGAACATGGAGTGGACCCAGTTTCTGATCACTACACTTGTGTAATTGATTCTTTGGGACGTGCGGGTCGGTTTAATGAAATAGAAGTGATATTAGATAAAATGGTGAATGTGGATGATCCAATTTTATGGGAGGTTGTTCTTAGTTCTTGTAAAGTGCATTTGAATGTAGGTTTAGCAAAAAGAGCTGCAGACGAGCTTTTTCGGTTGAACCCGTATAATTCTGCACCGTATGTGCTTCTAGCTAATATGTATACGTCACTGGGAAGATGGGATGACGTCAGGGATATAAGAGAGTTAATGATTAAGGCGCAGGCTGTAAAAAGTCCGGGATACAGTTGGCTTGAACATAATGATGGAATTCAAGAATTCAATGTTGATGAAACGAGTTGTTTAAGTGGGTGA
- the LOC139890656 gene encoding uncharacterized protein, translating into MSLRLPPSPFYHRLSAAQSTTANTLFFTNSTSFSPPIKFSVLNCSPDRNTDTRKLVMKVKEKLEKDHYSLPTGKNGRDDEEMILWFLKDRRFQVDEAISKLTKAIKWRQEFGVSELTEESVRRVAATGKSFVHDSLDVNGRPVLIVVPSKHIPEMFAPSEDERLCVYSLEKALSKLQDGKEEILGIFDLRGFGVKNSDLKFLTFLFDVLYYYYPRRLGQVLFVDAPFVFQPIWQLAKPLVKSYASLVRFCSAEDVRKEYFTESTLPDSFRR; encoded by the exons ATGTCCCTCCGGTTACCTCCTTCTCCGTTCTATCACCGCCTGTCCGCCGCCCAATCAACGAcggccaacactctattctttactaATTCAACATCCTTCAGTCCACCGATTAAATTCTCCGTTCTGAATTGCTCTCCTGACAGAAATACTGATACACGCAAG CTAGTAATGAAGGTGAAAGAGAAGCTTGAGAAAGATCATTACAGTCTTCCTACAGGGAAAAACGGAAGAGACGATGAGGAGATGATTCTCTGGTTTTTAAAAGACCGGCGATTTCAAGTCGATGAAGCTATCTCAAAACTAACCAAAgcaatt AAATGGCGACAAGAATTTGGTGTGTCGGAACTGACAGAAGAATCAGTGAGAAGAGTAGCTGCAACTGGAAAGTCCTTTGTTCACGATTCGCTTGATGTTAATGGCAGGCCAGTATTAATAGTAGTGCCATCAAAACATATTCCAGAG ATGTTTGCTCCGTCAGAGGATGAGAGGTTGTGTGTGTATTCACTAGAGAAGGCATTAAGTAAACTCCAGGACGGTAAAGAAGAGATACTTGGAATATTTGATCTTCGTGGGTTTGGTGTGAAGAACTCGGACCTTAAATTCTTGACATTTTTG TTTGATGTGTTATACTACTATTACCCAAGGCGGCTGGGGCAAGTTCTGTTTGTTGATGCTCCTTTTGTATTTCAACCGATATGGCAGCTCGCCAAGCCCTTAGTGAAGTCATATGCTTCCCTG GTAAGGTTTTGCTCGGCGGAGGATGTGAGAAAAGAGTACTTCACTGAATCTACACTTCCAGATAGCTTTCGACGATGA
- the LOC139890657 gene encoding uncharacterized protein isoform X1, which yields MTTTASVALSSRPRRSVFLGVDVGTGSARAGLFDEAGKLLGSASSPIQIWKEGDCVEQSSTDIWLAICTAVKRALSLGDVAGEEVTGMGFAATCSLVAVDSEGQPVSVSLSGDTRRNVIVWMDHRAVKQAEKINSCKSPVLQYCGGSISPEMQPPKLLWVKENLQESWSMTWRWMDLSDWLSYRATGDDTRSMCTTVCKWTYLGHAHMQNINENSSRNMEACGWDDDFWEEIGLSDLVDGHHSKIGRSVAFPGHALGGGLTPDAAKELGLLAGTPVGTSLIDAHAGGVGVMESVPKDETNESDDDAICRRMVLVCGTSTCHMAVSRTKLFIPGVWGPFWSAMVPEYWLTEGGQSATGALLDYIVDNHVASSHLANRAASQNISLFQMLNDLLAQMMVRIGTPFIAALTADLHVLPDFHGNRSPIADPNAKGMICGLNLDTSERQLALQYLATVQGLAYGTRHIIEHCNEHGHKIDTLFASGGLSKNQLFVQEHADIIGCPIILPRESESVLLGAAIIGAVAAKKYPSLRGAMKALNAAGQVIHPSKDPKLKKYHDAKYRIFRQLYEQQLSHRSIMAEALS from the exons ATGACCACCACCGCATCCGTCGCACTCTCTTCTCGTCCCCGTCGTTCCGTATTTCTCGGTGTCGACGTTGGCACTGGCAGCGCTCGCGCAG GTCTTTTTGACGAGGCGGGGAAACTATTGGGCTCTGCTAGTAGCCCGATACAAATTTGGAAAGAAGGCGATTGTGTTGAG CAATCTTCAACTGATATATGGCTTGCAATCTGCACTGCTGTTAAACGGGCGTTATCTCTTGGGGATGTTGCTGGTGAAGAAGTAACTGGGATGGGTTTCGCAGCTACATGTTCTCTTG TTGCTGTGGATTCTGAAGGTCAGCCTGTTTCAGTTTCATTGAGTGGTGATACAAGAAGAAATGTAATAGTATGGATGGACCATAGAGCTGTAAAACAAGCCGAAAAAATAAATTCCTGTAAATCACCTGTCTTACAATACTGTGGTGGTTCAATTTCTCCTGAAATGCAGCCACCCAAG CTTTTGTGGGTGAAAGAGAATTTGCAAGAATCTTGGTCGATGACGTGGAGGTGGATGGACTTGAGTGATTGGTTGTCATATAG AGCAACAGGAGATGACACGCGTAGTATGTGCACAACAGTGTGCAAATGGACGTATTTGGGTCATGCACATATGCAGAACATTAATGAGAACAGCTCCCGGAATATGGAAGCATGTGGATGGGATGATGATTTTTGGGAAGAGATTGGTTTAAGTGATCTTGTGGATGGTCATCATTCAAAAATAG GAAGGAGTGTAGCTTTCCCTGGTCATGCTTTGGGCGGTGGTCTGACACCCGATGCTGCGAAG GAGTTGGGTCTTTTAGCCGGTACTCCAGTAGGGACTTCACTTATTGATGCTCATGCTGGTGGCGTTGGAGTGATGGAAAGTGTTCCTAAAGATGAAACTAATG AGTCTGATGATGATGCTATTTGCCGGCGTATGGTTTTAGTATGTGGAACTTCTACCTGTCATATGGCTGTCTCAAGAACCAAATTGTTTATACCAGGTGTTTGGGGGCCATTTTGGTCAG CTATGGTTCCTGAGTATTGGCTAACTGAAGGTGGTCAGAGTGCGACTGGGGCTCTATTGGATTatatagttgataatcatgttgcGTCTTCACATTTAGCAAATCGTGCTGCTTCCCAAA ATATTTCTCTCTTTCAAATGTTGAATGACCTACTGGCACAAATGATGGTTCGCATCGGCACTCCGTTTATCGCTGCTTTAACGGCTGATCTACATGTTCTTCCAGATTTTCATGGTAACAG GTCACCCATTGCTGACCCAAATGCAAAAGGAATGATTTGCGGTTTAAATCTTGATACAAGTGAACGACAGTTAGCACTTCAATACTTGGCCACTGTACAGGGTCTTGCATATGGTACACGTCATATCATAGAGCATTGTAACGAGCATGGGCACAAA ATTGATACGCTGTTCGCTTCTGGTGGACTTTCAAAGAATCAATTGTTCGTCCAAGAGCATGCTGACATCAtcg GTTGTCCTATAATCCTTCCACGAGAAAGTGAATCGGTGCTATTAGGTGCAGCCATTATCGGTGCTGTTGCTGCAAAGAAATATCCTAGTCTCAGAGGGGCCATGAAGGCGCTCAATGCAGCTGGTCAG GTCATCCATCCGTCAAAAGACCCGAAATTGAAGAAGTATCATGATGCTAAATACCGCATATTCAGACAACTATATGAACAACAGCTTTCTCATCGTTCAATCATGGCTGAGGCCTTGTCTTAA
- the LOC139890657 gene encoding uncharacterized protein isoform X2 has product MGFAATCSLVAVDSEGQPVSVSLSGDTRRNVIVWMDHRAVKQAEKINSCKSPVLQYCGGSISPEMQPPKLLWVKENLQESWSMTWRWMDLSDWLSYRATGDDTRSMCTTVCKWTYLGHAHMQNINENSSRNMEACGWDDDFWEEIGLSDLVDGHHSKIGRSVAFPGHALGGGLTPDAAKELGLLAGTPVGTSLIDAHAGGVGVMESVPKDETNESDDDAICRRMVLVCGTSTCHMAVSRTKLFIPGVWGPFWSAMVPEYWLTEGGQSATGALLDYIVDNHVASSHLANRAASQNISLFQMLNDLLAQMMVRIGTPFIAALTADLHVLPDFHGNRSPIADPNAKGMICGLNLDTSERQLALQYLATVQGLAYGTRHIIEHCNEHGHKIDTLFASGGLSKNQLFVQEHADIIGCPIILPRESESVLLGAAIIGAVAAKKYPSLRGAMKALNAAGQVIHPSKDPKLKKYHDAKYRIFRQLYEQQLSHRSIMAEALS; this is encoded by the exons ATGGGTTTCGCAGCTACATGTTCTCTTG TTGCTGTGGATTCTGAAGGTCAGCCTGTTTCAGTTTCATTGAGTGGTGATACAAGAAGAAATGTAATAGTATGGATGGACCATAGAGCTGTAAAACAAGCCGAAAAAATAAATTCCTGTAAATCACCTGTCTTACAATACTGTGGTGGTTCAATTTCTCCTGAAATGCAGCCACCCAAG CTTTTGTGGGTGAAAGAGAATTTGCAAGAATCTTGGTCGATGACGTGGAGGTGGATGGACTTGAGTGATTGGTTGTCATATAG AGCAACAGGAGATGACACGCGTAGTATGTGCACAACAGTGTGCAAATGGACGTATTTGGGTCATGCACATATGCAGAACATTAATGAGAACAGCTCCCGGAATATGGAAGCATGTGGATGGGATGATGATTTTTGGGAAGAGATTGGTTTAAGTGATCTTGTGGATGGTCATCATTCAAAAATAG GAAGGAGTGTAGCTTTCCCTGGTCATGCTTTGGGCGGTGGTCTGACACCCGATGCTGCGAAG GAGTTGGGTCTTTTAGCCGGTACTCCAGTAGGGACTTCACTTATTGATGCTCATGCTGGTGGCGTTGGAGTGATGGAAAGTGTTCCTAAAGATGAAACTAATG AGTCTGATGATGATGCTATTTGCCGGCGTATGGTTTTAGTATGTGGAACTTCTACCTGTCATATGGCTGTCTCAAGAACCAAATTGTTTATACCAGGTGTTTGGGGGCCATTTTGGTCAG CTATGGTTCCTGAGTATTGGCTAACTGAAGGTGGTCAGAGTGCGACTGGGGCTCTATTGGATTatatagttgataatcatgttgcGTCTTCACATTTAGCAAATCGTGCTGCTTCCCAAA ATATTTCTCTCTTTCAAATGTTGAATGACCTACTGGCACAAATGATGGTTCGCATCGGCACTCCGTTTATCGCTGCTTTAACGGCTGATCTACATGTTCTTCCAGATTTTCATGGTAACAG GTCACCCATTGCTGACCCAAATGCAAAAGGAATGATTTGCGGTTTAAATCTTGATACAAGTGAACGACAGTTAGCACTTCAATACTTGGCCACTGTACAGGGTCTTGCATATGGTACACGTCATATCATAGAGCATTGTAACGAGCATGGGCACAAA ATTGATACGCTGTTCGCTTCTGGTGGACTTTCAAAGAATCAATTGTTCGTCCAAGAGCATGCTGACATCAtcg GTTGTCCTATAATCCTTCCACGAGAAAGTGAATCGGTGCTATTAGGTGCAGCCATTATCGGTGCTGTTGCTGCAAAGAAATATCCTAGTCTCAGAGGGGCCATGAAGGCGCTCAATGCAGCTGGTCAG GTCATCCATCCGTCAAAAGACCCGAAATTGAAGAAGTATCATGATGCTAAATACCGCATATTCAGACAACTATATGAACAACAGCTTTCTCATCGTTCAATCATGGCTGAGGCCTTGTCTTAA
- the LOC139890658 gene encoding bifunctional dethiobiotin synthetase/7,8-diamino-pelargonic acid aminotransferase, mitochondrial yields MFRNPSLLFTHFRHFRRRHHHHHKLRHRFMSTISHTLSHPIYTIWAANTGLGKTLVSTGIAASAITNPPSTVIYIKPLQTGFPLDSDAGFVYRKIPQILHHRNTQLSLLASNQTLNASLPAAKSKLGNDFNQNELSTKNGFGEIGFSEERKVGGENGCELICKTMYAWEEAISPHLAAEREGAVVADSDVLELLKKCLKIGVGGSNKGSVLSLVETAGGVASPGSSGSLQCDLYRPFRLPCILVGDGRLGGISGTISAYESLTLRGYDVDAIVLEDHGLENEVPLLSYLRNRVPVLVLPSIPKDPLDNLMEWFDESQSVFDSLKEITISSFQKRTERLHEMPKKAQEIFWWPFTQHKLIPEEKVTVIDSRCGENFAVHKVEDEGCITQMFDACASWWTQGPNAALQIKLARDMGYTAARFGHVMFPENVYEPALECAELLLQSVGKGWASRVYFSDNGSTAIEIALKMAFRKFLVDNELLLNIPQDNTLDSRIELKVLALKGSYHGDTLGAMEAQAPSPYTGFLQQPWYTGRGLFLDPPLVSMCNGVWKITVPRNIHAKDVILEDTLTFSSHEQVFNKSRDDSSLASIYSTYISDELLLSSGSTKSSHVGALIIEPVIQGAGGMLMVDPLFQRVLAKECKIRKIPVIFDEVFTGFWRLGVESAAELLFCKPDIACFAKLMTGGVIPLAVTLATNDVFKSFVGDSKLKALLHGHSYSAHALGCAAACNSIKWFKDPQTNPNLAPEQKFLRELWDTEVVRMISFHPAVKRVVSLGTLFAVELQVGDDDAGYTSRCATSLLEKLHEDGIYMRPLGDVIYIMCGPCASPQVCLRMLNTFYARLGEFWQGKIQNAREVQS; encoded by the exons ATGTTCCGCAACCCTTCTCTTCTCTTCACTCACTTCCGCCACTTCCgccgccgccaccaccaccaccacaaactCCGCCACCGTTTCATGTCCACCATCTCACACACTCTCTCACACCCAATCTACACCATTTGGGCCGCCAACACCGGTCTCGGCAAAACCCTAGTTTCCACAGGTATCGCCGCTTCCGCCATCACCAATCCCCCATCCACCGTAATCTACATCAAACCCTTACAAACTGGTTTCCCTCTCGATTCCGACGCCGGTTTCGTCTACCGCAAAATCCCCCAAATTTTACACCACCGGAACACCCAATTATCCCTCCTAGCTTCTAACCAAACCCTAAATGCCTCCCTACCCGCTGCAAAATCGAAACTTGGTAACGATTTCAACCAAAATGAACTGTCTACTAAAAATgggtttggtgaaattgggttTTCCGAAGAGCGGAAAGTTGGTGGTGAAAATGGGTGTGAGTTGATATGTAAGACAATGTATGCGTGGGAAGAGGCGATTTCGCCGCATTTGGCTGCAGAGCGAGAAGGTGCGGTTGTTGCGGATTCGGATGTGTTGGAGTTGTTAAAAAAGTGTTTGAAAATTGGTGTGGGAGGTAGTAATAAAGGTAGTGTTTTGAGTTTGGTTGAGACAGCCGGCGGTGTTGCGAGCCCCGGATCATCTGGTTCGCTTCAGTGTGACTTGTATCG GCCATTTCGGTTGCCTTGTATTCTTGTCGGTGATGGAAGATTAGGGGGTATTTCGGGAACAATTTCTGCGTATGAAAGTCTTACATTAAGAGGTTATGATGTTGATGCTATCGTGCTTGAAGATCATGGCCTAGAAAATGAAGTGCCATTGTTGTCTTATCTGAGAAACAG GGTCCCGGTTCTTGTTCTTCCATCAATCCCTAAAGATCCCTTAGACAACTTGATGGAGTGGTTTGACGAATCACAAAGTGTTTTTGACTCCCTGAAGGAGATAACGATATCATCATTTCAAAAAAGAACGGAAAGATTACATGAAATGCCAAAGAAGGCACAGGAGATCTTTTGGTGGCCTTTTACTCAGCACAAACTTATACCAGAAGAAAAGGTCACAGTCATCGACTCTCGATGTGGAGAAAACTTTGCAGTTCACAAG GTGGAGGATGAGGGTTGTATTACTCAAATGTTTGATGCTTGTGCAAGCTGGTGGACACAGGGACCTAATGCTGCTTTACAG ATTAAGCTGGCACGGGATATGGGTTATACTGCTGCGAGGTTTGGGCACGTAATGTTTCCGGAGAATGTTTACGAGCCAGCCCTCGAATGTGCCGAGCTCTTGCTTCAAAGTGTAGGAAAAG gaTGGGCTTCTCGAGTATACTTTTCAGACAATGGTTCTACAGCAATTGAAATTGCACTCAAGATGGCATTTAGAAAATTCTTGGTCGATAATGAATTGCTTTTGAATATTCCTCAGGATAACACTCTTGATAGCCGTATCGAGCTTAAG GTTTTAGCTCTTAAAGGGTCTTATCATGGAGATACATTGGGTGCTATGGAAGCACAGGCCCCATCTCCCTACACTGGTTTTCTGCAACAGCCATG GTATACTGGAAGAGGCTTATTTCTGGACCCACCATTGGTTTCTATGTGCAACGGAGTTTGGAAAATAACTGTTCCTAGAAACATTCATGCTAAAGATGTGATTTTGGAAGATACATTAA CTTTTAGCTCTCATGAACAAGTTTTTAACAAGAGCAGAGATGATTCAAGTCTCGCTTCCATATATTCAACATATATATCAGACGAGTTGCTGCTAAGTTCAGGATCAACAAAATCTTCTCATGTCGGCGCGTTAATTATAGAACCAG TGATACAAGGAGCTGGTGGCATGCTGATGGTCGATCCGTTGTTTCAGCGCGTACTTGCGAAAGAATGTAAAATTAGAAAAATTCCAGTTATTTTCGATGAAGTTTTTACCGGGTTCTGGCGCTTAGGAGTGGAG TCGGCTGCAGAGTTACTATTCTGCAAACCAGATATAGCCTGTTTTGCAAAGTTAATGACAGGTGGCGTGATACCGTTGGCTGTTACTTTGGCAACAAATGATGTTTTTAAATCGTTTGTTGGAGATTCAAAG CTAAAAGCTCTTCTGCATGGACACTCGTATTCAGCGCATGCTTTAGGGTGTGCAGCAGCTTGTAATTCCATTAAATGGTTCAAGGACCCTCAAACAAACCCTAATTTAGCTCCAGAACAAAAGTTTTTGAGAGAG TTATGGGATACAGAGGTAGTGCGAATGATCTCATTTCATCCAGCAGTGAAAAGAGTAGTTTCATTGGGAACTCTCTTTGCTGTAGAGCTTCAAGTAGGAGACGATGATGCCGG GTACACATCACGATGTGCAACGTCTTTACTTGAAAAGCTTCATGAAGATGGGATATACATGCGGCCCCTGGGAGATGTGATTTACATCATGTGTGGGCCATGCGCATCCCCTCAGGTTTGTTTGCGAATGCTGAATACATTCTACGCAAGACTTGGTGAGTTTTGGCAAGGAAAGATACAAAATGCTCGTGAAGTACAATCCTAA